tcgggagatcctcctgcactgtatatttaattttgggactacgaggcggttcctcgggagatccgcATGCACTACATATTTtctttaactgagttgccttagcatatgtagtgatcatgtctAGCCTAGTATCACATGTCTAGGTGCCTTAACTCTTACGTGCAATATGTGCAACATGCATAACTGAATTACCTGCTTTCtttgatttgatttaaatctttaactgtaagatttttTGCTGAAAATTTATTGTTCCTCCGACTaactgctgcatatttactttttggactatgggtggttcctcgggaggtcccactgcactgcatatttacttttgggactacgaggcggtttctCAGAAGATCCCCTTGCACTGCATAtatacttttgggactacgaggcggttcctcgggagatccccatgtattgcatatttaattttgggactacgaggcggttcctcgggagatcccctatactgcatatttacttttaggactatgaggcggttcctcgggagatccccctgcactgcatatttacttttgggactatgaggcggttcctcgggagatccctcaTGTACTGCAGatttaattttgggactacgaggaggtaccttgGGAGCGcgcctgttgtttacctctaattgttgtgttgttatctttctgtaaattttatttatttctttgtcACTTAGTTACACTATTATAAATttctgccttatttattattattttcagtaGGGACTGAcgtgacctcatcactactctaccgaggttaggcttggaacttactggatactgatgtggtgtactcatactacgcttctgcatatttttttgtgtagatccaggtacttcctatcagacCAGGTATCAGTAAACTAGTTATACACGAAGACTTTAAGGTACATATGCCAGCATCCGTAAACCTCGGAGTCttctctatccttattatgttgtcttcctgatttctctttagactctgaagAGGCATCGTCTCTCCATCTAATCCATCTTACTGGCTTCCCAACACTCTTGATACAAAAGAAACCTAAACTATTTCTGGTAAAAACAATAAATCAAGGACCAAAATAGTCTCACTCATATACTTTGAGGACCATTTTGATAACTTTCCCCTAATATCGTTACAATTCGGTTTAGAAGAGTTATCCAAGTCGTTAGTAACTTCCAGAAACTTCCTACTCCAATGGACCCCGAAACCCAACCGGCAAATTCCACTCCCTTCGCCGCCGGCGATGATTCTGACGGTCACAACGAAGAGAAGCGGCGAAAACTTTGCTTTAACTGTAACAGACCAATAAAAGTGTGTTTATGCAGCATAATTCCACCGGAACCAATCGCAACTATTACTCGAATCGTAATCCTtcaccatcctcacgagcaaCGGCACAAGCTCGCCACGGTCCCTGTTCTATCCAAGTGCCTCCGCAAATGCGACGTTATAGTTGGCCGGAGATTACGCTACGGCGATTCAGAAATTCTCGATTCTCTTCACGATGTTGCTATTCGTAACCCTAATTTTCCGCACAGAGCAATTTATCTGTTTCCTGGTATGAAGTTATTCGAAAAACTTACTTCTTGAGTGAACGAGTTTAatcttttctaattttatttttcttggtaATAACTGTGAATATTACCATTTCCAAACCACATTAACACATACACTTAAAGAGCACCCAAGCACCAGCCACGCACTGCTGGCAGCAGTAGGTCTCGCAGTCTAATTACAAATATGTTCAATGAGATCTATGCACCTCCTAGTTCGCTTTCCCTCCCTATACATTTGAATCCTCTCTATAACTATACTCTTTATCTGTTGTATTACAAAATccctactaactttctgttttctaaagaaaaataagttccTACTCTGccatataattttattttatttgagatTGTATTGTTGATAATGTCGGGCAAGTGTTGGTAGAGCTAGATTAGTTGTGATTAATTTGTTGTAAAAGACGAAATTTAGATGTGTTATCGAGTATCAGAATGACATAGGTCTAAATGGAGCGGAATGGTTATTTAGGATTCATATAGCTTGCCCGAAGTAGTTGGGATTGAGGTTTTTTGTTGTCTGTTAATAATTGAGAATAGTGAATTGCTATATCAAGCTGAAAAAAGAAAATGTCCGCACACTTGGAAGATGATTTGCCACTTAGCAGAGGAGAAAACAGAGGAAAAGGATTTACTTTAATTGAAAGTAAAAGGGAAGTCATAAATTGTAGGTCGTATAAAGCTAATTGTACCTGGAAGACTCAAGAATGAGAAAGGGTTATCAGTGTATATTGTGTAGAGATAAAGGTACCTTGAAGAAAGAGAAGGGATGCTTACAGAAAATGAGAACGATTTCTCCTTGCTTAGACAGAACTTTAGTGTAAGCACCAAGGCACTAAGACGCACCTCGTCACTCATGAGTTTTGTCTTTGAAGAGAGGGAGACTAAACAATAAATATAGTTAAACGTTATGAATGATTATATTAGTGATCATGAATAGAACATTCAAATTTAGTGTAAGAATATTGCTTACAGAATTTGATTAGAAACTTAAAATTGCATTTTCCATCCTGGTAAAAAATTAAAACTGATTTTGAACTTGATGAGATATGATTTTGCTTGACATATTCTACTCAACTGTAATATCTTTTAATTCCTTTATATAAATAATTGTCTTTTATATTTACAGTTATTATTTTCCCATTACTTATATATGCTTTAACTGTTTTCTTCATTTGTGCCTATCTTCTCCGAAGCTAATGCTTCAACTGCACTTTTCTCTTAAAGCTCCAGTAGACTTTAATGCTTTTCTGTGCGTTTCTCCTTTACAATActaccaaaaagaaaaatctcaaaagaGATGAAAGGTACTGAATTTGGTCATACAAATGAGCTTAAACATCACTATATTGTCTGTGTTGTCACCAAACTATGAGGGTGTTTGTATTGGCTTAAAAGCTGGCCAAATtagcttaaaagtactttttggcTTGTTTTAGTGTATGGCAAAtataaaaagtgcttttaagcgaAAACAACTcaaaacaagccaaaagcaatAAGTTGATCTACTCCAACTTATTGCTTTTTGACTTAAGAGCACTTGGGGTTTGACCAAGCCAATTACATTTTTATCCCTTGCTCCTTCGTCTTTGTCTATTCGTTTGACCTTGTCTGCAATTGCTTCCATGTCGAGTGCTCACATTTTGAGAAActctttttcattcttcttttaaaTCCCTTTCGATTAAACTAGTAAGATTGCAAAGAGTTAAAATAAAAAGCTTTCGGTGGTTgaatgaaaatatggaaaaaatattttaaggaaaGAAGGTAGGAAAAAAGATGCTTCCATTTGCCCAATTTACATGCTTAACACTATGGTTTATTTTATTAGCAGTTTGTACACCATGACAGGTTACCTATGTTCTTTCTTTGACAGAGAATTCTGCATATGAACATACAGTGAAGATCTGGTCTAAGGGAAAAAAATATCTttcataaattaaaataattttatctAACAAATTTAGAACTTAAAATATGTTAAAAACATAATTAATTTGTACTATTATCAATTTAGAATTAATATTTggtaataattaatttatttaatttttaacagTTTTGAGGACATTTTagttattttaatataaaatagtGCTTATTAGCACTTTTTCACCAAACACACCAATTGCTTATTTTAAGCTTCAACACTTCTAGCCAAGCATGTAAGTGCTTCTTTTTTGAATTCAGTTCCATCActtcaaaagtgcttttaagcccaAATGCTTAAAAGCTACTTTTATTcggctaatccaaacgggctctatatCTAGGGATATAACTCAATATCATCCTTGGACCAAATTTCTTTTGGCTATTAATCTAGATCCTCATGCCATAATTATTCAATCATGTCAAATGAAATAATTGGTTGATGACCATTTCTCATGCACACCAACCCTGTAGCGGCACTCTCATCCCCTCAAACCTGCAGCATGCCCGCCAAGAGAAACAAtctccttttcttcatttattttctgaTTCTTTTTCTGGTTGTTGACTAATGGGAAAAAGTTATGTGACTGTGATTCTTCAGGTGCTGATACATCACCATCTCAGGAAATCAATCATTGGAAATCCTCTAAACATACTGTAGAGATGATCAACTACGTCTTGATTGCTTTTGATGGAACTTGGAAGCATGCTCGAGAGATGATGCGTGCAAGCTTAtcatttttgtcaaagtttgctGTCCAGGTTCACTTAGACTATGATGTAGGCAATGACGGCAGGACGATCTTCAATTCTGATTTAATTCTTAGGAAGGAACCATTTAGCGGGTGCATGAGTACCATGGAGGCAGTAGCACATTGCTTACGGATTCTTGAGCCTAATGGCATTGATGTAGAGTCAAGTTTGATAGAGGTTTTAAGAAGTATGGTCAAGTTTCAGGCTTCTTTTCTCAAGCCTATGAAGCCTAGGCCAAAGTTGATAAAGGGAGGACGAGAGGGAAAAACATAATTGCTTTGTTCCATTTTCTTTGTACTTCTGAAGCAACATGCACAAGGATAGCCTCAAATTCTGTTTTGGATTGCACATGCCGGACTGCTCACAGTTATCCAGCCTGTACCTGGTACTTGTTCCAAGATTCACTGGTTTCAACTTCCAATTCATATATATCACTGATGGGTTTTATTAGGAAATTCAATATCCCCATTCTGCTTGTGCTTAGTTCCTCTGAATACCTTGACTTGATAGTTTGAGGCTTATATGTTGTCTAATATGTCTAGATCCTTTGATATGTCAATGCTGTTGTGCTGTAGATCTTATATGGTGTAGAAGATATGTTTGTTCTTGAGTTCTTGAATCTATAGAGATGTTATAGCGTACTTTACTGGCTATTGAAGATTGGTTTTCGAAGTCATTTTGTAGCAAATTAAGTGCTGGGATGCCAAATGgttgcaatttttttttattattaatgttCTGGATTAGTAGTTACTATGAATTACGATCTCACTCTCCCTGTTGCAATTCACTATATAGGTATCCCGATTGAGCAAAAGGCGTGGCCATGAGGTGCTTTGATGAGGTTATCCAAATTCTTCAGTTGCAGAAAACCTTGCCAGACGGTGTTTTGATTGGTTGGGGTATATGGCAGTAACCTGCTTATGCGGCAGTTGTCTCGCATTCTGCTTTTCTCCGGCCTCAATGGCATCTTGTTTCAGGTCAAATTTCTGTAAAGTAGTCAGCCTGGGAAATCTGAATCTTGGGCTTTGATTTCTTTGATGAGCACTTGGAAGCATGCTAAGGAACTTACATGATTTTCAGGTAGTTGGCTGATGATCTTCAATTCGGACATGGCCAGCACAAGAACAATGGGGCCAAGTTCGAATAAAAGAACCAAAGTGCAATTCCTAATGTCAAATCTTGAAGCCTTGGCTTCATCTGCTTCAAAGAGGGCAAAGAGGATGTCTAAAAGATTAATGAGACTGAATGTCTTAACATGAAGTTTACTTTAAGAAGTTTGTTCTGTCTTAGTGGTGGTGGTGTAATTATCATTTAATCGTTTGCTTCAATTCATGGCGATTAATCTTAACTCTTTaagcagttgcagccagtggcgACATTTGCCCGTTCGCGTTAATGTTGCCTTGGCACTCTCCTGTCAGCGTAAAAGCACCCTCTATCCACTTGGAGTGCTAGTCACAAATTGATACTTTATTTAACAATGAATAAGTaagaaattattatataaaagcATATACTGTTGTGTATTTATTGGCAGTTCAAACATGCGAATGAGAAGTCTTTTTGACACTTTGGGATATGAACTTTGGTTACAAAAACTAGTTTAGTGACTTTTGTGATGTTTACGTAAAGTTAGAATGATATTTCCATCATAAAAATTTGTTTAGTGATTTTAACGCAATCATCTACGAAACAGCTGAGTAAtccaaataaaatgaatttattcGTCCTGATAATATGCATTCAATTTTTTAATATATGCAATTTAATCCGAAGGCAGCGGTTacgaaacaaaagaagaaaaaaaggtggAATATTTTAACGAGAAGCTGTCTCATGATTAGACGGTTTCGCGCTCTCTTGCTGTTCATATAACTGCCACACCTTAACTGCCTTCTTACAAGACTCGCTCCGCCTTATTTACCTCCATCATTATTGTAGATTGTACACACACACTGTTTCGTTTCTTCGTATGAATTATCAAATCTTATGAATTGATATGAAAAATGTTCAAATGTTAGGAAGAGCAAGGAAATACATTGGCATTCGTTGCAGCAATTGTTCGCTAGCATTTTCCTTTGTTACTTTCTATGTTAAACtaattttttcccaatttcaGAGCCGAAAGATCACAAGCAGCTGTGATCGATTGTCTTTGGTGATTATCTGCGGATCTCTTGTTGGTTGCATGCATGTAATATTTGTGTCTCCACCTCAGTTATtctttggtatgaaggaaaattcaGTGTTTGGTTACCTTGAATTGCTGAAAATATTCTCTTTTTTCCTCCGGAAGCGGGAATATAAGGCACTTAAAAGTATCTCATTCTTAATTTGTAAATATGTAGAAGTTATGTGAAATCGGAAGAATGAAATTTAGGGTTCATGTTTGGTTTGAGAGGAAACTTTCAGATACTTTCTATAtcagaagagaaaaatataaaatgttCTTTACAATTGAAGACTGGACCCAATGTATTTATATGATCCGGAACTTAATACTTTATAATACTCTAAATTGGGTTACCCGGATAAATTACAACATATGGCCAAATATAATGGGTCTAACATTAGCCTATACCCATTGGGCCTATTCTAACagcccccctcaagttggagggtgaCAAAACCCCCAACTTGCGAAGATGAAAATAGTGAGCAAGCATAGGCAAGGCTTTTTGTGAGCAGATCAGCAACCTGAGCAGAGCCGGAGACATGATGCAAACTCAACAGGCCCTCACCAAGCTCGCGTCTAACAAAATGACAATCAAGTTCAATATGTTTGGTCCGTTCATGAAACACAGGATTGCGAGCAATATGCAAAGCTGCCTGATTATCACAGAACAGAGGAACAGGAGAAGAACAAGAGacaccaaaatcacccaacaatcTAGAGACCCAAGTAACCTCTGCAACAGCCTTACTCATTGCCCTGTATTCAGCCTCATCAGATGAAAGGGAGACAACATGTTGCTTCTTGGACTTCCAACTGATAAGGCTCCcaccaagaaaaatacaaaacccAGAAACAGATCTTCTCCTATCAGCACAAGAAACCCAATCACTGTCACAAAATACTTGCAAGGACAAATCAGGAGAAAAATTGAAGAATATACCTTAATCAGAGGTACTTTTCAAATATCTCAAAACATGAAGAGCACCCTGCATATTGGGAACACAAGGAAACTGCAAAAATTGACTGAGATGCTGGACTGTAAAGCTGATATCAGGTCTGGTGTGGGTTAAAAAATTCAACTTCCCAACCAGACATCTGTAATCATCAGGCTTAGGCAGGGGGTCTCCAACCTTGGCTTTCAGTTTGGCATTCAACTCAAGAGGACAAAAAGCAGGGGTACAAGAAGAAGACTTAAATGATTCTATCATGTCATGAATGAACTTCTTTTGATGTAAAAGAACTCCAGAATCAGAATAAGAAACTTCAATCCCAAGGAAATAGTTAAGGACCCTAAATCCTTAATTCTGAACTGCTCATGTAAGAATCCTTTTAATGAAGAAAGTCCATGCAAATCACCCCCTGTAAGGATGATATCATCCATATAAACAACTAGAATCACCAAGGAAGCCCCAGAACCCCTAGTAAATAGAGAGTAATCATTCAAAGAATGAGAATAACCTCTAGAGCACAATGCCCGGGACAATTTAGCATACCATTACCTAGAGGCCTGCCTTTGGCCATAAAGAGACTTCAGAAGTTTGCAAACCAAAGGGGCAGAAGTACAAGAAGTAGGAACCGAAAGCCCAGGGGGAAAGCTTCATGAACACCTCTTCATCAAGATCACTATGGAGAAAAGCATTATTAACATCAAGTTGAAACATTGGCCATTGATGCTTAATAGCTACAACAATCAAGGTTTTGACAGAGGCCATTTTAACAACAGGGGAAAAGATCTCATGAAAGTTCACCCCCTCAACCTGTGTGTCCTCCACTAACAACTAGCCTGGCCTTATACCTTTCTATGCTACCATTTGCTCTATACTTAACTTTGTACACCCACTTACATCCTATAGGCTTCTTACTAGGAGGAAGATCAACAATATCACAGGTCTTATTGGCCTCCAAAGCTTCAAATTCCAACCTCATGGCATCCTGCCACTCAGGTATGACTGCAGCCTGAGAGTAACAAGAAGGTTCAGGGATGTGAAGGTGACTAGGGGTGACAGTGTCAGGAGCAGAAGCATGATTGTGATTGTTAGAGGAAATGGAGGTATTGCAAAGGTAGTCTTGAATATAACTAGGAGGGTTGTGAGGTCTATCTGACCTCCTCAaaggaacaaaagaagaagaaatgggagaaGGAAGGGAGGAGGAAGGACTGGAAGAAGAAGGAGGGGGAGAAGAAGGCAGACTATGAGATACATTAGGGGAGGAGAAAGTAGGAATGGATTCAGAATGAGGAGAAGAAAATGATGACGGAGTTGGAAAATAAGGCAGGTCATCAAAACATTGGAGTAAAGGGGAAAGAAGAGagggagaagaaggagaagatgaCTTGAGAAAAGGAAATACATGTTCATAAAACACTACATCTCTTGATACAAAGCAGACTTTAGTGGCTAAATTATAGAGATTATATCCTTTTTTACCAAAAGGGTAACCTACAAAGACACAAGGAAAAAGGTGAAACTTGTCTTTGTGTGGTTTGGTGATAGTAGAGTAACACAAACACCCAAAAGCCCTGAGATGGGAGTAAATGGGAGGCTTATTGTACAGAAGTTCATAAGGACTCTTAGAGTGAAGTAGGGGAGAAGAAAACCTATTAATGAGATAAGTGGTAGTGAAGAGACAATCCCCCCCAAAACTGAGGGAAGATGGGATTGAAAAAGAAGAGCTCTTGCAGTTTCTAATAGATGTCTATGCTTCCTCTCCACCACTCTATTCTGTTGAAGAGTGTGAGGACAGGTGGTTTGATGCAATATCCCTTTGGAAGAGAAGAATTGATGGCCAGAAGAACTAGAACCCAATTCCAAAGCATTATCACTCCTAATTGTTTGATTTTTAGAATTAAAGTATGTTTCAACCATAGCAATAAAGGCTTTTAACATGTCAAAAGCATTACTTTTGGATCCCAGCAAATGCGTCTAGGTTGCCCTAGAGTAGTCATCAACTATTGTTAAAAAGTACTTGGAGCCAGTGTAGGTTGGTGTAGGGTAGGGTCCCCAAGTATCAATGTGTATAAGTTGTAAAGGGTGAGTAGACTGAATGGAGCTATCAGGGAAAGGTAATCTGACCTATCTTGCTAGAGGACATACTGGGCAGGTGAAGGATTGTTTAGGAGAAAATTTGCAAGTACTATCATAAATAAGTCTCAATTTTGAAAAGGGAATGTGTCCAAGTCTATAATGCCACACAATTTCATCTTTATTCACTTTAGAAGAAACATCAATGGTATTTATAATTGTACTATCAACATTAATATCAATAGAAACTGCAGGAATATAAGAAGAAGTGGAAAAACAAGAATTAAAGGAAACAAATTTAGTAGAAGGTGGATAATTTGGCTTGTTGAAATAACTTGTATAGGCCATTCTCTAATCTACCAAGAACCACTGGCTTCTTCACTGAAGGACCCTGTAGAGTACAAGCATTCTTGGAAAATTGAACAACATCATCATAATGAGACAACAACTTATAGACTGAGATGAGATTGTGTTGAAAACTAGGAATATAAAGAACATTGTGGAGAATTAGATCAGGAAATAGGGCTAAAGAACCAACATTAGTAACTTTGACCTTATATCCATTTGGTAAGGAAACAAGATAAGGTACAAGTAATTCCATTTACTTTAGACAACATACAAGCCCCATAGGAAACCCCTTTATAAGGTAAGAGCTTACCAACAAAATTGGTAGAACCTATGAGTTCCTGAGATGTAGCAGAG
This DNA window, taken from Nicotiana tabacum cultivar K326 chromosome 15, ASM71507v2, whole genome shotgun sequence, encodes the following:
- the LOC107777809 gene encoding tRNA-uridine aminocarboxypropyltransferase A; the encoded protein is MDPETQPANSTPFAAGDDSDGHNEEKRRKLCFNCNRPIKVCLCSIIPPEPIATITRIVILHHPHEQRHKLATVPVLSKCLRKCDVIVGRRLRYGDSEILDSLHDVAIRNPNFPHRAIYLFPGADTSPSQEINHWKSSKHTVEMINYVLIAFDGTWKHAREMMRASLSFLSKFAVQVHLDYDVGNDGRTIFNSDLILRKEPFSGCMSTMEAVAHCLRILEPNGIDVESSLIEVLRSMVKFQASFLKPMKPRPKLIKGGREGKT